In the genome of Flavobacterium panacagri, one region contains:
- a CDS encoding bifunctional helix-turn-helix transcriptional regulator/GNAT family N-acetyltransferase, translating into MSTSKIRSFNRFYTAHLDILNKHYLDSDYSLTEVRILYEISESEIITAQKLTDILNLDKGYLSRILKRFLKENLITRISSNEDKRAFNIKLSNSGNDLLSALNDKSEKLIENKIEKLNFTEKEMLVSSMQKVRNLLTENKIERHEISYRHNINPGDIGYIIYLHGYIYENESNFSTDFEKYVIKTFYHFLENYDPENDRIWMAEYNNKIVGCVAIQHQPENEAQLRWFLLDPAFRGLGIGKKLLTDAVAFCREKKFKNVFLLTTNLQNKALGMYKLAGFELTSSEEVTEWGKTFNEERYDLKL; encoded by the coding sequence ATGTCAACTTCAAAAATTAGAAGTTTCAACCGCTTTTATACTGCACATTTAGATATCTTAAATAAGCATTATTTGGACAGTGATTATTCTTTAACAGAAGTTCGTATCCTATACGAAATCAGCGAAAGCGAAATCATAACTGCTCAAAAATTAACTGATATTTTAAATCTAGACAAAGGTTATCTCAGTAGAATCCTGAAACGTTTTTTAAAAGAAAATTTAATCACTAGGATTTCATCCAACGAAGACAAAAGAGCTTTTAATATCAAACTGAGTAATTCAGGGAATGATTTATTAAGTGCTTTAAATGATAAATCTGAAAAGCTAATCGAGAATAAAATTGAAAAACTGAATTTTACTGAAAAAGAAATGTTAGTCAGTTCTATGCAAAAGGTTAGAAATCTTTTGACAGAAAATAAAATAGAACGTCATGAAATTTCGTATCGTCATAACATTAATCCTGGCGATATTGGATACATCATTTATCTTCATGGTTATATTTATGAAAACGAATCTAATTTTTCTACTGATTTTGAAAAATATGTAATCAAGACTTTTTATCATTTCTTAGAAAATTATGACCCCGAAAATGACCGAATCTGGATGGCAGAATACAATAACAAAATTGTAGGATGCGTAGCAATTCAGCATCAGCCAGAAAATGAAGCGCAACTGAGATGGTTTTTACTTGATCCTGCTTTTAGAGGACTTGGAATCGGCAAAAAACTCTTAACTGATGCAGTAGCTTTTTGTCGAGAGAAGAAATTTAAGAATGTATTCCTTCTTACAACCAATCTTCAAAATAAAGCACTTGGAATGTATAAACTGGCCGGTTTTGAACTTACCTCATCTGAAGAAGTAACGGAATGGGGAAAAACGTTTAATGAGGAACGTTATGATTTAAAACTGTAA
- a CDS encoding murein L,D-transpeptidase catalytic domain-containing protein: MRIFFVALLFSLSSFTTYNLTDRKEILNEIEFARLTEHVSEVKTFVASNRGYSKKIAFLVDMKIKSGKNRFFVYDLVNEKIIDQGLVAHGSGSETGIKGDILQFSNLPNSNCTSLGRYGVEKAYKGVFGKAYRLSGMDETNNNAQKRAIVLHCYKEVPDDEKEYYIINSHGCPMVSEAFFKRLDKFIEGSDSKIMLSVYY; this comes from the coding sequence ATGAGAATATTTTTTGTAGCACTGCTTTTTTCTCTTAGTTCGTTTACAACCTACAACCTAACGGACAGAAAAGAAATATTAAATGAAATTGAATTCGCAAGACTTACAGAACATGTAAGTGAAGTAAAAACTTTTGTAGCTTCGAATCGTGGTTACAGCAAGAAAATTGCTTTTCTGGTTGATATGAAAATCAAATCTGGAAAAAATCGTTTTTTTGTTTACGATCTTGTAAATGAAAAAATTATCGATCAAGGACTTGTTGCACATGGTTCTGGATCTGAAACTGGTATTAAAGGAGATATTTTACAGTTCAGTAATCTGCCAAATTCTAATTGTACTTCCCTAGGCCGTTATGGTGTGGAAAAAGCATACAAAGGCGTTTTTGGTAAAGCTTACAGACTAAGCGGAATGGATGAAACAAATAATAATGCTCAAAAAAGAGCTATCGTTCTTCACTGTTACAAAGAAGTTCCAGATGATGAAAAAGAATATTACATCATTAACAGTCACGGTTGCCCAATGGTAAGCGAAGCATTCTTTAAAAGACTTGACAAGTTTATTGAGGGTTCAGATTCTAAAATCATGCTTTCTGTTTATTACTAG
- a CDS encoding cation:proton antiporter — MLLSIHHISLPIEDPLLKFLIEIIIILCIPLLLNKIKVPHLLGLIIAGAIIGPNGFGVLSRDSSVVVTGTTGLLYIMFLAGLEIDMADFKKNKWKSIIFSIFTFAVPFILGLVGGYYVLGFSLLTSILFASLFSSHTLIVYPMVSGLGIAKNLSVNITVGGTMITDVLSLLVLAAIVGMSQGEAGTAFWVKLSVSMVVFTLIVLLVFPIIARWFFKTVEDKISQYLFVIVMIYLAALLAELAGIESIIGAFFAGLALNKLIPHTSSLMNRVEFVGNAIFIPFFLISVGMLIDFNAFIQSWETLWVATIMLIASIGGKYSAAMLTKKTFKLTNDEGQLIFGMSAASAAATLASVMVGYNIIIGENDAGEPIRLLNEHVLNGSILLILVSCTISSFVSMASAQRIAQADKDNTVSGKSEEKENILLAVNHEATVDKMVNLGLMVKTASNKALYAVNVINEDANESSVKNAEKIMDTAVKAAAAADVELYPITRHDNDTAGGISNVIKEKEISDLIVGLEGGKGFSASFVYNLYNGYLRNKNINLMVYHAVQPAATVKRYLVFIPADAEVDAGFFHSMLRIWNIGRNSGAKMSFYGKEKTLNILKRIAKKASIEATFDVLLDWNNAMQTAITIEENEGLIIMMGDKGMHSYFSQMRDVPDLLNEKFNNNNYMLIYPFSKTLKNNTEKRSVSSHDDFAEIGKAIRNIFK; from the coding sequence ATGCTGCTGAGTATTCACCATATAAGTCTTCCTATTGAAGATCCGTTATTGAAGTTTCTTATCGAAATTATCATCATTTTATGTATTCCGCTTTTGCTAAATAAAATAAAAGTACCGCATCTGCTAGGACTTATTATTGCTGGAGCTATTATCGGTCCAAATGGTTTTGGCGTATTGTCAAGAGATAGCAGCGTAGTGGTCACAGGAACTACAGGTCTTTTGTATATTATGTTTTTAGCCGGTCTGGAAATTGACATGGCCGATTTTAAAAAGAATAAATGGAAGAGCATTATTTTTTCGATTTTCACTTTTGCTGTTCCGTTTATTTTAGGGCTGGTTGGAGGTTATTATGTTTTAGGATTTTCACTCCTTACTTCGATTCTATTTGCTAGTCTTTTTTCGTCACACACCTTAATTGTTTATCCAATGGTCAGTGGTTTAGGGATTGCAAAAAATCTTTCGGTAAATATAACAGTGGGAGGTACCATGATTACAGATGTGCTTTCGCTTTTGGTTCTTGCCGCTATTGTTGGTATGTCTCAGGGAGAAGCAGGAACTGCTTTTTGGGTTAAGCTCTCCGTTTCAATGGTTGTTTTTACTTTAATTGTGTTATTAGTTTTTCCGATAATCGCACGTTGGTTTTTTAAAACTGTCGAAGATAAAATATCTCAATATCTTTTTGTGATTGTTATGATTTATCTTGCCGCACTTCTAGCTGAATTAGCAGGAATTGAATCTATTATTGGTGCATTTTTTGCTGGATTGGCTTTAAACAAACTAATTCCGCATACTTCATCATTAATGAACAGAGTAGAATTTGTGGGAAATGCGATTTTCATTCCTTTCTTTTTAATAAGCGTCGGAATGCTGATTGATTTTAATGCTTTTATACAAAGCTGGGAAACATTATGGGTAGCCACAATTATGCTTATTGCATCCATAGGCGGAAAATACTCTGCAGCCATGCTGACCAAAAAAACATTTAAACTTACCAATGATGAAGGACAGCTTATTTTTGGAATGAGTGCAGCATCAGCAGCGGCGACATTGGCATCTGTTATGGTAGGGTATAACATAATTATTGGAGAAAATGATGCGGGAGAACCTATCAGACTTTTGAATGAACATGTTCTTAACGGCAGTATTCTTCTTATTCTAGTATCCTGTACCATATCTTCGTTTGTTTCGATGGCAAGTGCACAGCGTATAGCACAGGCAGATAAAGATAATACCGTTTCGGGCAAAAGTGAAGAAAAGGAAAATATATTGCTGGCAGTTAATCATGAAGCAACTGTAGATAAGATGGTAAATCTCGGACTAATGGTCAAAACAGCATCCAACAAAGCGCTTTATGCTGTTAATGTAATTAATGAAGATGCTAATGAATCTTCTGTTAAAAATGCCGAAAAAATAATGGATACTGCAGTTAAAGCGGCTGCTGCTGCCGATGTTGAATTGTATCCCATAACCCGTCATGATAATGATACGGCAGGAGGAATAAGTAATGTTATAAAAGAAAAAGAAATTAGTGATCTTATAGTAGGACTAGAGGGAGGGAAAGGTTTTTCGGCTTCGTTTGTCTATAATTTATATAACGGCTATCTGCGAAATAAGAACATAAATTTGATGGTGTATCATGCTGTACAGCCAGCAGCTACTGTTAAAAGATATTTGGTTTTCATACCAGCCGACGCCGAAGTGGATGCAGGATTTTTTCATTCGATGTTGAGAATCTGGAATATAGGGCGTAATTCTGGTGCGAAAATGAGTTTTTATGGGAAAGAAAAAACTTTAAACATTCTAAAAAGAATCGCTAAAAAAGCCTCTATAGAAGCCACATTTGATGTTCTTTTAGATTGGAATAATGCCATGCAGACCGCAATTACTATTGAAGAAAATGAAGGGCTGATTATTATGATGGGAGATAAAGGAATGCATTCGTATTTTTCGCAGATGAGAGATGTACCAGATCTTTTGAATGAGAAATTCAATAATAATAACTATATGTTGATTTATCCTTTTTCTAAAACACTTAAAAACAATACAGAAAAAAGATCAGTAAGTAGCCATGATGATTTTGCTGAAATAGGAAAAGCGATTAGAAATATTTTTAAATGA
- the dcm gene encoding DNA (cytosine-5-)-methyltransferase: MSEKFKVGSLYAGIGGICMGFKNSGFDLLWANEFDKNACVTYRENFKHTLIEGDVLQLDLDTIPKVDILTGGFPCQPFSVAGYRKGFDDNRGNHFFRILDFADTMRPKVIFLENVKNLVNHDNGKTMKVIESSLRERNYSFQSQVLNTKDYGNIPHNRERIFMVAFDTLEYPDAERTFEFPKKEELTRTIEDVITKEKVEENFYYKEDKYMFNMLKETMKSKDTVYQFRRQYVRENKSNVCPTLTANMGTGGHNVPLIKTDFGFRKLTPRECLRFQGFPDSFKIPAKLANSSLYKQAGNSVSVPVIEALSKKILEVLENVPVLTNEVQ; this comes from the coding sequence ATGAGTGAAAAGTTTAAGGTAGGAAGTTTGTATGCAGGTATTGGTGGAATTTGTATGGGATTTAAAAATTCTGGATTTGACTTACTTTGGGCCAATGAGTTTGATAAAAATGCTTGTGTAACTTACCGAGAAAACTTCAAACATACGCTTATAGAAGGAGATGTTTTGCAATTGGATTTAGATACTATTCCAAAAGTTGACATTTTAACTGGCGGATTTCCCTGCCAGCCGTTTTCTGTAGCTGGTTATAGAAAAGGTTTTGATGATAATAGAGGGAATCATTTTTTTAGAATTTTAGATTTCGCAGATACAATGCGACCTAAAGTAATATTCTTAGAAAATGTAAAAAACCTTGTAAATCACGACAACGGAAAAACAATGAAAGTGATTGAATCTTCCTTAAGAGAAAGAAACTATTCCTTTCAATCACAAGTTTTAAATACCAAAGATTACGGGAACATACCTCACAATAGAGAAAGGATATTTATGGTGGCATTTGATACATTGGAGTATCCTGATGCAGAAAGAACTTTTGAGTTTCCAAAGAAAGAAGAATTGACTCGAACAATTGAAGATGTAATTACAAAAGAAAAAGTAGAAGAGAATTTCTATTATAAGGAAGATAAATACATGTTCAATATGCTGAAAGAGACAATGAAGTCAAAAGATACAGTATATCAATTCAGAAGGCAGTATGTAAGAGAAAATAAATCGAATGTCTGCCCAACTTTAACTGCAAATATGGGAACTGGCGGCCATAATGTTCCTTTAATAAAAACAGATTTTGGATTTAGGAAGCTGACGCCGAGAGAATGTTTAAGATTCCAAGGTTTTCCTGATTCATTTAAAATTCCGGCCAAACTGGCCAATTCCAGTTTGTACAAACAGGCAGGAAACTCTGTAAGTGTTCCAGTAATTGAAGCATTATCTAAAAAAATATTGGAAGTCCTAGAAAATGTCCCAGTATTGACTAATGAAGTGCAATAA